CTCGGCCACGCTGATGCCGTCGTTGTCGCGCTGCGCGAGGGCATGCTCGAGCGTGAAGGCATCGGCGAACACGCCCGAGCCCATCATGACGGGCACGAAGCGCGAACCCTCCTCGTTGGTCCACACGGCCACCTCGAGCGGCGCCTCGGTGACGATCTTCGCATCGTTGAGCACGCGGATCACTTCCAGCCCCGCGAGCACACCGTAGTTGCCGTCGAACTTGCCGCCCGTGGGCTGGGTGTCGATGTGGCTGCCGGTGACCACGGGCGGCCGCGTGTTGTCGCGCCCGGCGCGGCGCGCAAAGATGTTGCCGATGCGGTCGACGCGCACCTCGCAGCCGGCTTCGCGCGCCCAGCGGGTGAAAAGATCGCGGCCCTGGCGGTCGAGGTCGGTCAGCGCGATGCGGCAGACGCCGCCCTTCTCGGTGGCGCCGAGCTTCGCCAGTTCCATCAGCGAGTTCCAGAGGCGCTCGCCGTTGATGCGGAGTTGGGTTGGTGAGTTCATGGCTTTGCAAAAAGAAGAAGGGATGCGCGAAGCCTCAAGCAAGGCCCACGCCCAGGTAGCGGTCTTTCACATTGTGGTCGGCCATGAAGGCGGCGTTGCCGGCCTCGTGCACGATCACCCCCTGCTCCAGGATGTAGTGGCGGTCGGCCAGCTGCACGCAGACCTCGAGGTTCTGCTCGACCAGCAGGATGGCCACGCCGGCCGCCTTGATGAGCTTCAGCTGGGCGACGATCTCCTCCACGATCACCGGTGCGAGGCCTTCGACCGGCTCATCGAGAATCAGCAGCCGCGGATGGTTCATGAGCGCGCGGCCGATGGCCAGCATCTGCTGCTCGCCGCCCGACAGTTGCCCGCCGCCGTTGCGGCGCCGCTCCTTCAGGCGCGGGAAGATGCGGTAGATGTCGTCCAGCTGCCAGGGTGAATCGCGCCGCTGGCCGAGCAGCAGGTTTTCTTCCACCGTCAGCAGCTTGAAGACGCCGCGGTGCTCGGGCACCAGGCACACGCCGCGCGTCGCAATGCGGTGCGGCGGCAGGCCCGCGATGTCCGCGCCCTGGAAGCGCACGCGGCCGCCGGTGGGCGCGACCGCACCGGCAATGCTCTTGAGCGTGGTCGACTTGCCCGCGCCGTTGCGGCCCAGCAGCGTGACCAGTTCGGCCTCGCCCACGGTCATCGAGACGCCCTGCAGCACATGGCTCTTGCCGTAGTGGGCATGCAGGCCTTCGACTTCGAGGATGTTCTTTCCGCTCATGCCTTGCCGCCTGTGATCATGTTGCCCAGGTAGGCCGTGCGCACGCGCGCATCGGCCCGGATGTCGCCCGGCAGCCCCTCGGCGAGCACGCGGCCCAGCTGCATCACGGTCACGGTGTCGGAGATGTCCATCACGATGTTCATGTTGTGCTCGATCAACACCACGGTGTGCGCATCGCGCAGGCCGCGGATCAGCCGCTTCATGTCGTCGAGGTCGTCGATGCCCATGCCCGAGGTGGGTTCGTCCAGGAAGATGGCCTTGGGCTTGGCGGCGAGCGCCATGCCCACTTCGAGGCGGCGCTGCTGGCCGTGCGACAGCTCGCTCGCGGGCACGCCGGCCAGCCTTTGCAGACCCACGCGCTCCAGCACCTCGGCCACGGTTTCCGCGCAAGCGCGTTCGCCGACCGGTGCGCGCCAGCAGTTCATGGCCTGGCGCGGCGCGATGCCCTGCGCCGCCACGCGCAGGTTCTCGCGCACCGAAAGGCTCGCGAACAGGCTGGTCACCTGGAACGAGCGCGCCATGCCGCGCTGCACGCGCTTGTGGTCGGGCTCGTGCGTCACGTCGTGGCCATCGAACAATATGCGGCCGCCCGTGGTGGTGCCGGTGCCCGTGAGCATGTGGAACAGCGTGGTCTTGCCGGCCCCGTTGGGCCCGATCACCGAATGCACGGTGTTGCGCTTGATCTTCAGGTCGACCCCGCCGAGCGCGGCGAACTTGCCGTAGTGCTTGGTGACGCCAATGGCTTCGATCAGGATGGGTTGCGTCATGCTTTTTCTCCCTCCACGCCAGGCGCGACCGGCGCCGAAGGCGGCGCCTTGCGGAACACCCGGCGCCATGCGCTCTCGCCAAGCCCCCAGAGGCCGCGCTGCATGCCGATGCTCACGCCGATCAGCAATAGCCCCAGCAACAGCAGCCACCGCGGCCACAGCGTGGAGAGCCAGTCGGCCAGCAGCACATAGAAGGCCGAGCCCAGCACCGAGGCAAACAGGTTGCCGGTGCCGCCGATCACGGTGATGACCAGGATCATCTCGCTCGTGTGGTATTCAGCATTCGACAGCGGCGCGATGCCGGTCATCATGGCGTGCAGGCCGCCCGCAAGACCGGTGACGGCGCCCGAGATCACGAAGGCCAGCAGCTTGAAGCGCTTGAGGTCGTAGCCCACCGCGGCGGCGCGGTCCTCGTTGTCGCGAATGGCAAGCAGCGTGCGGCCGAACACGGAGTCCGTCACGCGCAGCAGTAGGCCGAAGGCGACGAGGAACATCACAGCCACGAAGCCGTAGTACTTCCAGGGCGTGTCCATGAACGCGGGGCGAGGCACGTCGAGCAGCCCGTTGTCGCCGCCCGTGAGCCCCGAAGCCGTGTACGCCACAAAATAGAACATCTGCGCGAAGGCCAGCGTGAGCATCACGAAGTAGGTGCCGCGCTGGCGAATCGCGACCCAGCCGACCACCGCCGCGCCCAAGGCGCCCATGGCAATGGCCGCAAGCAAGGCGAGCGGCATCGGCAGCGAAAGCCGCGTGAGCAGGATCGCGATGGTGTAGCTGCCCAGGCCGAAGAAGATGCCCTGCCCGAACGACAGCAGCCCCGTGTAGCCCAGCAGCAGGTTGCAGCCCAGCGCGGCCAGCGCATAGATCAGCACCTCGCTCGCGAGCGAGCCCGAGCGCATGCACAGCGGCAGCGCCAGCGTGACGATCAGCGCCAGCAGGAAAGTGATTTTTTTTGGCATGGCGATATTCATCCTCTGCGGCCGAGCAGGCCATGCGGGCGCAGCAGCAGCACGGCCGCCATCGCGATGTAGATCATCAGGCTCGCGCCCGGCGGCCAGATGGTGCTCATGAGGCTTTGCACGATGCCGATGAGCAAGCCGCCCACCAGCGCACCGCCGAAGCTGCCGAGCCCGCCGATCACCACCACCACGAAGGCCACGCCGAGTGCCTCCACACCCATGAAAGGCTCGGCCCCGCGGATCGGCGCCGCCAGCACGCCGGCCAGCGCCGCGGTGGCCGCCCCCAGTGCGAACACCAGGCTGAACACGCGGAACACGTTGATGCCGAGCAGCGACACCATCTCGGTCGATTCGCTGCCCGCGCGCACCGCGCTGCCCAGGCGCGTGCCCTCGAGCACCCACCACAGCAGCACCGCGAGCACGGCAGTAAAGCCGATCACGAACAGCCGGTACTTGGGGTAGATGAAGCTGCCCCACATCACCACGCCCTGCAGCAGGTCGGGCGTAGCCACGCTGTTGCCGAGCGGCCCCCAGAACACGATGACGATCTCCTGCACCGCGAGCGCAAGCCCCACGGTCACGAGAATGTGGAACTCGTGCGCCTTGGCATAGACGCGGCGCAGCAGCAGCTTCTCGGCCAGCCAGCCGAGTGCGCCGACGAACAGCGGCACCAGCACCAGCGCGGCCCAGAAGTCGAGCCCCCACTGCATGGCCTGGAAGCACAGGTAGGCGCCCAGCAGATAGAAGGCCCCGTGCGCAAAATTCACGAAGCGCAGCAGGCCGAACACGATGGACAAGCCAACGGCCAGCAGGGAAATACAGCATGCCGATGCCGATTCCGTTGATGGTCTGGAGCAGGTAGACGGTCATGGGCGCGTCGGTGTCCTTGGCGTGCTCAGGCCAGCTTGCAGCCGGTCTTGTCTACGGCAAGGAAGGACTTGCCCGAACTCACCACGTCCACATAGTCGGCCGGGTTCTTCATCTTCGACTTGGCCTTGCCCTTGAGCAGGTAGTAGTCCTTGATGACCTGATGGTCGGCCTTGCGGATTTCTTCCGTGCCCGTGAGCCCCTCGTACTTCATGCCTTCGAGCGCCGCGATCACGGCCTTCTGGTCCGCCGTGCCCGCCCGCGCGATGCCATCGATGAGGATCTTGGTGCAAATGTACGAGCCAGCGAGGCTGTAGTTGGGCACGATCTTGAGCTTGTCGGCCGTGAGCTTCACCAGGTCCTTGTTCAGCGCCGTGTCGGCCGTGTGCCAGTACTGCGCGCCGAAATAGACGCCGTCGCACAGGTCGGCGCCCAGCTCGTCGAACTGCTCCAGCCCCGACGCCCACGCAATGAGGATCGTCATGTTCTTGTGCATGCCGAAACTCACCGCCTGGCGCAGCGCGGCCGACGACTGCGCGCCGAAGTTCAAGAGCAGCAGCACGTCGGGCTTGGCCGCCATGGCGTTGGTGAGGTAGCCGCTGAACTCCTTCTCGTTGAGCGAGTGGTAGCTGTTGCCCACGTGCTCGATGCCCTTCTCCTGGAAGATGTTCTTGGCCGCACCCAAAAGTCCTTCACCGAACACGTACTGCGGCGTGATGGTGTACCAGCGCTTGGCCTTCGGCATGGAGGCGATCAGCGGGCGCACCGTCTGCTCGATGGCGCCGAAGGTGGGCACCGACCAGCGGAAGGTGGCGGGGTTGCAGTCCTTGCCCGTGATCTCGTCGGCACCCGCGGTGGTGATGAAGATGCCGCCGGCCTTCTCGGCCTCCTTGCCCATGGCCAGCGCCTCCGACGACAGGATGCCGCCCGCAAAGAACTTGGCGCCCTGCTGCTGCGAGGCTTCCTGCACCTTGCGCACGGCAGTGGCCGGCTTGCCCTCGGTGTCGAGCACCGTGTAGGCCAGCGGGCGCTTGAGCACGCTGCCGTACTGCTCGATGGCCAGCTTCATGCCCAGGTCGGCGAACTTGCCGTTGGCCGCA
This genomic window from Variovorax paradoxus contains:
- a CDS encoding ABC transporter ATP-binding protein — translated: MSGKNILEVEGLHAHYGKSHVLQGVSMTVGEAELVTLLGRNGAGKSTTLKSIAGAVAPTGGRVRFQGADIAGLPPHRIATRGVCLVPEHRGVFKLLTVEENLLLGQRRDSPWQLDDIYRIFPRLKERRRNGGGQLSGGEQQMLAIGRALMNHPRLLILDEPVEGLAPVIVEEIVAQLKLIKAAGVAILLVEQNLEVCVQLADRHYILEQGVIVHEAGNAAFMADHNVKDRYLGVGLA
- a CDS encoding ABC transporter ATP-binding protein — its product is MTQPILIEAIGVTKHYGKFAALGGVDLKIKRNTVHSVIGPNGAGKTTLFHMLTGTGTTTGGRILFDGHDVTHEPDHKRVQRGMARSFQVTSLFASLSVRENLRVAAQGIAPRQAMNCWRAPVGERACAETVAEVLERVGLQRLAGVPASELSHGQQRRLEVGMALAAKPKAIFLDEPTSGMGIDDLDDMKRLIRGLRDAHTVVLIEHNMNIVMDISDTVTVMQLGRVLAEGLPGDIRADARVRTAYLGNMITGGKA
- a CDS encoding branched-chain amino acid ABC transporter permease; translation: MPKKITFLLALIVTLALPLCMRSGSLASEVLIYALAALGCNLLLGYTGLLSFGQGIFFGLGSYTIAILLTRLSLPMPLALLAAIAMGALGAAVVGWVAIRQRGTYFVMLTLAFAQMFYFVAYTASGLTGGDNGLLDVPRPAFMDTPWKYYGFVAVMFLVAFGLLLRVTDSVFGRTLLAIRDNEDRAAAVGYDLKRFKLLAFVISGAVTGLAGGLHAMMTGIAPLSNAEYHTSEMILVITVIGGTGNLFASVLGSAFYVLLADWLSTLWPRWLLLLGLLLIGVSIGMQRGLWGLGESAWRRVFRKAPPSAPVAPGVEGEKA
- a CDS encoding ABC transporter substrate-binding protein codes for the protein MQRRHLLQLAALSAAPASLLAGRAAFAQSADAIRFGCPVPMSGAFAANGKFADLGMKLAIEQYGSVLKRPLAYTVLDTEGKPATAVRKVQEASQQQGAKFFAGGILSSEALAMGKEAEKAGGIFITTAGADEITGKDCNPATFRWSVPTFGAIEQTVRPLIASMPKAKRWYTITPQYVFGEGLLGAAKNIFQEKGIEHVGNSYHSLNEKEFSGYLTNAMAAKPDVLLLLNFGAQSSAALRQAVSFGMHKNMTILIAWASGLEQFDELGADLCDGVYFGAQYWHTADTALNKDLVKLTADKLKIVPNYSLAGSYICTKILIDGIARAGTADQKAVIAALEGMKYEGLTGTEEIRKADHQVIKDYYLLKGKAKSKMKNPADYVDVVSSGKSFLAVDKTGCKLA